A section of the Flavobacterium ardleyense genome encodes:
- a CDS encoding UbiA prenyltransferase family protein, which translates to MKILQSLFNFYLQSSMHVALAVFSLLQMTLHMFDIHNDTYCGYFAFFGTIVGYNFVKYDALTRNKGLKVTPMIKAIVILTIISFAATTYFFFKLKIQTQLVSFAVLILVLLYTLPFFPNRRNARNWAGVKIYIVALCWVGVTLLLPLLNAEVAFRMDVFYKSLQRFILVFVLILVFEIIDLANDDPHLQTVPQQIGVRATKLLGTFLLIPFYFLEYLKTVLNYEQLIINLVLIVVLGLFLLNASHSKSRYYTSFWVESVPIFWWLMVLFTHYYVG; encoded by the coding sequence ATGAAAATACTGCAAAGCTTGTTTAATTTCTATCTCCAAAGTAGCATGCATGTTGCGCTTGCCGTCTTTTCTTTGCTACAAATGACACTGCATATGTTTGATATTCATAATGATACCTATTGTGGCTACTTTGCGTTTTTCGGAACAATTGTAGGATATAACTTTGTAAAATATGATGCGCTTACGCGAAATAAAGGGCTTAAGGTCACTCCAATGATTAAAGCGATTGTCATTTTGACTATCATATCTTTTGCAGCCACAACATATTTCTTCTTTAAACTAAAGATACAAACGCAACTTGTTTCCTTTGCAGTTTTAATACTTGTACTACTTTACACGCTTCCATTTTTTCCAAATAGAAGAAACGCGCGAAACTGGGCTGGAGTCAAAATTTATATTGTTGCATTGTGTTGGGTAGGAGTTACTTTATTATTGCCACTGCTAAATGCTGAAGTCGCTTTTAGAATGGATGTCTTTTATAAATCCTTACAGCGATTTATTCTAGTATTTGTATTAATTCTAGTATTCGAAATAATCGATTTGGCAAATGATGATCCACATCTTCAAACCGTTCCGCAGCAAATTGGCGTACGGGCTACCAAACTTCTAGGGACTTTTTTATTAATACCATTCTACTTTTTAGAGTATCTCAAAACTGTGTTGAATTATGAACAGCTAATAATTAATTTAGTTTTGATTGTAGTTTTAGGACTATTTCTACTAAATGCGTCACACAGTAAATCTAGGTATTACACTTCTTTTTGGGTCGAGAGTGTGCCGATTTTCTGGTGGCTGATGGTCCTGTTTACCCATTATTATGTTGGTTAG